From one Luteolibacter sp. SL250 genomic stretch:
- a CDS encoding nucleoside hydrolase — translation MMFLLGLVMAAGLLTCPAKVPVIFDTDMGPDYDDVGALAVLNRLADLGEAEILAAGASNHLPNAVRLIGLINRSYKREGIPIGALKGKGPGIDTWHKGEKWTEVLPQRYPIDLPLSAEAPDAVAIYRKALAAAEDGSVVMVSVGFFPNLRNLLRSPADAASPLDGKELVRKKVKRLVSMAGKFPSGKETNIIVDPESAREVFEDWPVEILIAGYEVGRHVRTGDRMIRMEIKGNPVVDAYAMSIPQDKEEMGKTSRYEVGGRASYDQTAVLAAVRPGDRYFSTERGNLKVDPDGTNHWEVSAEGRHTRLVEKMPAVELAAEIEDLMMPVVE, via the coding sequence ATGATGTTTCTGCTAGGTTTGGTCATGGCGGCGGGTTTGCTCACGTGCCCGGCAAAGGTTCCGGTGATCTTCGACACCGACATGGGGCCGGACTATGACGACGTGGGCGCGTTGGCGGTTCTGAACCGTCTGGCGGACCTCGGGGAGGCGGAGATCCTCGCCGCCGGAGCATCCAACCACCTGCCGAACGCGGTGAGGCTCATCGGTCTCATCAACCGTTCTTACAAGCGCGAGGGCATCCCCATCGGCGCGTTGAAGGGAAAGGGACCGGGGATCGATACCTGGCACAAGGGTGAGAAGTGGACCGAGGTGCTGCCGCAGCGTTACCCGATCGATCTGCCGCTGTCCGCGGAGGCGCCGGATGCGGTGGCGATCTATCGCAAGGCGCTCGCTGCGGCGGAGGACGGGTCCGTCGTGATGGTCAGCGTCGGATTTTTCCCGAACCTCCGGAACCTGCTGCGTTCACCGGCGGATGCCGCAAGCCCGCTGGACGGAAAGGAGCTGGTTAGGAAGAAGGTGAAGCGTCTCGTCTCGATGGCCGGGAAATTTCCCTCCGGAAAGGAGACGAACATCATCGTCGATCCGGAGAGCGCGCGTGAGGTTTTCGAGGACTGGCCGGTGGAGATCCTGATCGCCGGATATGAGGTGGGCCGCCACGTGAGGACGGGAGACCGGATGATCCGCATGGAGATCAAGGGGAACCCGGTCGTGGATGCCTATGCGATGTCCATCCCCCAGGACAAGGAGGAGATGGGAAAGACCAGCCGCTACGAGGTGGGTGGGAGGGCGAGCTATGACCAGACGGCGGTGCTGGCCGCGGTCCGCCCGGGTGACAGGTATTTTTCCACGGAACGGGGGAACCTGAAGGTGGACCCGGATGGCACCAACCATTGGGAGGTTTCAGCGGAAGGGCGCCACACCCGTCTGGTGGAGAAGATGCCCGCCGTGGAGCTGGCAGCGGAGATCGAGGATCTGATGATGCCGGTCGTGGAGTGA
- the ahcY gene encoding adenosylhomocysteinase, whose translation MSFTDYKVADISLAAFGRKEIEIAEHEMPGLMATRAKYGPEKPLQGVRVMGSLHMTIQTAVLIETLVELGADVRWVSCNIFSTQDHAAAAIAAAEIPVYAWKGETLEEYWWCTWEALQFPGGLGPQLIVDDGGDATLLIHKGYELENGSDWVNTPSGSHEESVIKDLLKKIHAEQPGIFATIVKDWKGVSEETTTGVHRLYQMAKAGTLLVPAINVNDSVTKSKFDNLYGCRESLVDGIKRATDVMISGKVGVVCGYGDVGKGCAQALRGQGAQVVVTEVDPICALQAAMEGFRVLTVEDTLGWGDIYVTTTGNFDIIRLEHMEKMKDQAIVCNIGHFDNEIQIDKLNAAPGVVRNNIKPQVDKYTFPTGNSIYMLAEGRLVNLGCATGHPSFVMSNSFTNQTLAQIDLWKNKDSYKAGEVKVLSKHLDEEVARLHLEKVGAKLTKLTQAQADYISVPVEGPYKADHYRY comes from the coding sequence ATGAGCTTCACCGACTACAAGGTCGCCGACATCTCCCTCGCCGCCTTCGGCCGCAAGGAAATCGAAATCGCCGAGCACGAAATGCCGGGCCTGATGGCCACCCGCGCCAAGTACGGCCCTGAGAAGCCGCTGCAAGGCGTGCGCGTCATGGGCTCCCTCCACATGACCATCCAGACCGCCGTCCTCATCGAGACGCTGGTGGAGTTGGGTGCCGACGTGCGCTGGGTTTCCTGCAACATCTTCTCCACCCAGGACCACGCCGCCGCGGCCATCGCCGCTGCCGAGATCCCGGTCTACGCCTGGAAGGGCGAGACCCTGGAGGAATACTGGTGGTGCACTTGGGAAGCCCTCCAGTTCCCGGGCGGACTCGGACCGCAGCTCATCGTCGATGACGGTGGCGACGCGACCCTCCTCATCCACAAGGGCTACGAGCTGGAGAACGGCTCCGACTGGGTCAACACCCCGTCCGGCTCCCATGAGGAATCCGTCATCAAGGACCTGCTCAAGAAGATCCACGCCGAGCAACCGGGCATCTTCGCGACGATCGTGAAGGATTGGAAGGGTGTCTCCGAAGAGACCACCACCGGCGTCCACCGCCTCTATCAGATGGCGAAGGCGGGCACCCTGCTCGTTCCTGCCATCAACGTGAACGACTCCGTCACCAAGTCCAAGTTCGACAACCTCTACGGTTGCCGTGAGTCCCTCGTGGACGGCATCAAGCGTGCCACCGACGTGATGATCTCCGGCAAGGTCGGCGTGGTCTGCGGCTACGGCGACGTCGGCAAGGGCTGCGCCCAGGCCCTCCGCGGCCAGGGTGCCCAGGTCGTCGTGACCGAAGTGGACCCGATCTGCGCCCTGCAGGCTGCCATGGAAGGCTTCCGCGTCCTGACCGTCGAGGACACCCTCGGCTGGGGCGACATCTACGTCACCACCACCGGCAACTTCGACATCATCCGCCTGGAGCACATGGAGAAGATGAAGGACCAGGCCATCGTCTGTAACATCGGCCACTTCGACAACGAGATCCAGATCGACAAGCTCAACGCTGCTCCTGGCGTGGTCCGCAACAACATCAAGCCGCAGGTGGACAAGTACACCTTCCCGACGGGCAACAGCATCTACATGCTGGCCGAAGGCCGCTTGGTGAACCTCGGCTGCGCCACCGGCCACCCGAGCTTCGTGATGTCCAACAGCTTCACCAACCAGACGCTCGCCCAGATCGACCTCTGGAAGAACAAGGACAGCTACAAGGCCGGCGAGGTGAAGGTGCTTTCCAAGCACCTCGACGAGGAAGTCGCCCGTCTCCACCTGGAGAAGGTCGGCGCCAAGCTGACCAAGCTGACCCAGGCCCAGGCCGACTACATCAGCGTGCCGGTGGAAGGCCCCTACAAGGCGGACCACTACCGCTATTGA
- a CDS encoding FAD-dependent oxidoreductase codes for MKNNRRAFIQNTLLGATGLGFAIASTTEVRAAEVANAAAADVTDDVDVLVVGGGTGGVIAAIQAARAGASVLLVERHSQLGGTMTTGGVAFPGLFDAWGKQIIAGIGWELVKESVELDQGTFPDFAKVPQRHWQNQIQINQFLYAILAEEKCEQAGVKIAYYESPQTVTKTDGGWEVACAGFGTRRKVTCKQIVDCTGGAEVVGLAGFPRQREEERQPGSYLFMLGAPNEPGRKQTHQLYVHGADSTNSRTVTEANLTGRKSILAKVRKDTGKRLMHMQSETGFRESYRIEGETVITVNDYRSGRKFDDAVSNAFYPVDLHTKNGVKPEPLKPGTVPTVPLRALIPKGSRNIMVAGRCVSSDRLANSGLRVQASCMGMAQAAGATAALAAKKGTTPMEVPLKEIHDLLRTHGAIIPGDV; via the coding sequence ATGAAAAACAATCGCAGAGCGTTCATCCAGAACACCCTTCTTGGCGCCACCGGCCTTGGTTTCGCCATCGCCTCCACCACCGAGGTCCGCGCCGCGGAGGTCGCCAATGCCGCCGCGGCCGATGTGACCGATGATGTCGACGTGCTGGTCGTCGGCGGCGGCACGGGCGGAGTCATCGCCGCCATCCAGGCAGCACGCGCGGGTGCCAGCGTCCTGCTGGTGGAGCGTCACAGCCAGCTAGGCGGGACCATGACCACCGGCGGCGTCGCCTTTCCCGGACTGTTCGATGCCTGGGGCAAGCAGATCATCGCGGGTATCGGCTGGGAACTGGTGAAGGAAAGCGTGGAACTCGACCAGGGCACCTTCCCGGATTTCGCCAAGGTGCCGCAGCGCCACTGGCAGAACCAGATCCAGATCAACCAGTTCCTCTACGCCATCCTCGCGGAGGAGAAGTGCGAACAGGCGGGCGTGAAGATCGCCTACTACGAATCCCCACAGACGGTGACCAAGACGGACGGTGGCTGGGAGGTGGCCTGTGCGGGATTCGGCACCCGGCGGAAAGTGACGTGCAAACAGATCGTGGACTGCACCGGCGGAGCCGAGGTGGTGGGACTGGCCGGATTTCCCCGCCAGCGCGAGGAGGAGCGCCAGCCGGGATCCTATCTGTTCATGCTGGGCGCACCCAATGAGCCGGGCCGGAAGCAGACCCACCAGCTCTACGTCCACGGCGCGGACTCCACCAACTCCCGCACCGTGACGGAAGCGAACCTCACCGGACGCAAGTCCATCCTCGCCAAGGTGCGGAAGGATACCGGCAAGCGGCTGATGCACATGCAGTCCGAGACCGGCTTCCGCGAAAGCTACCGCATCGAGGGCGAAACAGTCATCACCGTGAATGACTACCGCTCCGGCAGGAAGTTCGACGACGCCGTCAGCAACGCCTTCTATCCGGTCGATCTGCACACCAAGAACGGCGTGAAGCCGGAACCACTGAAGCCTGGCACGGTGCCCACCGTCCCGCTGCGCGCCCTGATTCCCAAGGGCAGCCGCAACATCATGGTCGCCGGACGTTGCGTGAGCAGCGACCGCCTCGCGAACTCCGGTCTGCGGGTGCAGGCTTCCTGCATGGGCATGGCGCAGGCCGCCGGTGCCACCGCCGCGCTGGCCGCGAAAAAGGGGACCACTCCGATGGAGGTTCCGCTCAAGGAGATCCACGACTTGCTCCGCACCCACGGCGCCATTATCCCGGGGGATGTCTAA